The Methanomassiliicoccales archaeon genome includes a region encoding these proteins:
- the moaC gene encoding cyclic pyranopterin monophosphate synthase MoaC, which produces MTGMVDISGKPIVKRKAVATGRIILGKRSIDAIRAGEVKKGDVLEAAKISAIQSVKTTWQTIPYCHPIPIESVAVTFDLYEDSVLCSVEVKANYKTGVEMEALAGVSNALLTIWDMVKYLEKDERGQYPITRITDIQVISKEKEE; this is translated from the coding sequence ATGACTGGGATGGTCGATATCAGTGGGAAGCCGATCGTGAAAAGGAAGGCGGTCGCTACTGGCAGAATTATCCTCGGGAAAAGATCAATCGATGCGATTAGAGCAGGAGAAGTCAAGAAAGGCGATGTTTTAGAGGCAGCAAAAATTTCGGCAATCCAGTCTGTCAAAACGACCTGGCAAACGATTCCATATTGTCATCCAATTCCTATTGAGTCCGTGGCGGTTACCTTCGATCTCTATGAGGACTCAGTCCTTTGCTCTGTTGAGGTCAAGGCAAACTATAAGACTGGCGTAGAAATGGAGGCATTGGCGGGCGTTTCAAACGCTCTCCTGACCATATGGGACATGGTCAAATATCTTGAGAAAGATGAGAGAGGTCAATATCCAATTACGCGGATCACTGACATACAAGTAATTTCGAAGGAAAAGGAGGAATGA
- a CDS encoding molybdenum cofactor biosynthesis protein MoaE, with amino-acid sequence MITISRNDFSVDDVLNKIRTIDTGAVVSFVGVVRGEEKGKKLVRMEIEVYEEMAEKELIRLRDHAMKSFNIQEVVIWHRIGTLFPGDKIVLIAVASAHRKDAFAAAQFLIDELKKVVPLWKKEVYEDGEVWVEGKK; translated from the coding sequence ATGATTACCATTTCAAGGAATGATTTCTCTGTTGATGATGTTCTGAATAAGATACGGACGATTGATACTGGCGCTGTCGTGAGTTTTGTCGGCGTCGTGAGAGGCGAGGAAAAGGGGAAAAAGCTCGTCAGAATGGAGATTGAAGTGTACGAGGAGATGGCTGAAAAGGAACTTATCAGACTGAGAGATCATGCGATGAAGAGCTTTAACATTCAGGAGGTCGTCATCTGGCATAGAATCGGTACGCTTTTTCCAGGGGATAAGATCGTTCTGATCGCTGTCGCGAGTGCCCACAGGAAAGACGCTTTCGCAGCCGCGCAATTCCTCATCGATGAACTCAAGAAAGTAGTGCCGTTGTGGAAGAAGGAAGTTTACGAAGATGGCGAGGTCTGGGTGGAGGGCAAGAAATGA
- a CDS encoding MoaD/ThiS family protein, translating into MKVKVKFFASYREIVGQHEITMDMNQGTKLSDLIEDLKRLYPRLHGFTDPIVTSVNKKYAGDDVILKEGDEIALLPPVSGG; encoded by the coding sequence GTGAAAGTAAAAGTCAAGTTCTTTGCGTCTTACAGGGAAATCGTCGGACAACATGAAATCACGATGGACATGAATCAAGGTACGAAACTTTCAGACCTTATCGAAGACTTGAAGCGTCTTTATCCCCGGCTTCATGGATTCACAGATCCCATCGTGACATCAGTTAACAAGAAATACGCAGGGGACGATGTGATCCTTAAAGAAGGAGATGAGATTGCCCTCTTACCTCCCGTGAGCGGAGGCTGA
- a CDS encoding phosphoribosylaminoimidazolesuccinocarboxamide synthase: MRLIRVGKVKQVYEVDENTLEFVFTDNISVFDKIIPTQIPYKGETLCRTAVFWFQILKKNGIRTHFKEFVPPNRMRVKKVDVISDYSKLNCNTTNYLIPLEFISRGYVAGSLYDRVKSGKVLPEELGFPPNHQVSYGEKIPKPYFEVTTKLEKYDRELSRKEALDISGLTEEEFERILEIITRIDEIIAAEAEERMLIHVDGKKEFAFDENRRLMVVDTFGTADEDRWWDQDAYAAGKFIELSKEAVRQYYREIGYYDKLMDARKKGLPEPDIPPLPQSKVEEISDLYIEMFEKITGESFR, translated from the coding sequence ATGAGATTAATACGTGTGGGTAAGGTAAAACAGGTTTACGAGGTCGATGAGAATACGCTTGAATTCGTCTTCACCGACAATATTTCTGTGTTTGACAAAATTATACCCACACAGATTCCGTACAAAGGAGAGACTCTCTGCAGGACTGCGGTGTTCTGGTTTCAAATTCTCAAGAAAAATGGCATCAGGACGCACTTCAAAGAGTTCGTGCCACCAAATCGCATGAGGGTCAAGAAGGTCGACGTGATCAGCGATTACAGTAAATTAAACTGCAACACCACTAATTACTTGATCCCTCTTGAATTTATCAGCCGGGGGTATGTCGCCGGTTCCCTTTATGACAGGGTCAAATCGGGGAAGGTTCTACCTGAAGAGTTGGGATTCCCGCCGAATCACCAGGTGAGCTACGGAGAAAAAATCCCAAAGCCTTATTTTGAGGTAACGACAAAACTTGAAAAATATGATAGGGAGCTGTCAAGAAAAGAAGCACTGGATATCTCTGGTTTGACGGAGGAGGAATTCGAAAGGATACTAGAAATCATCACAAGAATCGACGAAATTATCGCTGCCGAAGCTGAAGAGCGTATGCTAATCCATGTTGACGGCAAGAAGGAATTTGCTTTCGATGAGAACAGGAGGCTCATGGTTGTCGACACCTTCGGCACCGCTGATGAGGATAGGTGGTGGGATCAGGACGCATACGCCGCTGGAAAATTCATCGAACTCAGCAAAGAAGCTGTTCGGCAATACTATAGGGAGATCGGATACTACGATAAACTCATGGATGCGCGGAAGAAAGGGCTTCCTGAGCCTGATATCCCGCCGCTTCCACAAAGTAAGGTCGAGGAGATCAGTGATCTTTACATCGAGATGTTCGAAAAGATCACCGGAGAAAGCTTCAGGTGA
- a CDS encoding GNAT family N-acetyltransferase, translated as MSLRVNEITKPSRFNDIKEDWDRILTTSGEDEVFLRTEWIWTWWKFFGEGRKMILLEITDGSAVVGYAPLMISKVSKLPPWKTVEFIASDASDRSAIISENGRTDVHQCAWEYVHQLKDWDGISIRNMRKGSPTAEYALIKFKGSHVLREVSPYIPIMPSYDKFLENLERKNRHTLSRCWRRLKEDHVFEFGVTKDRDAIREYMDSFISLMKARWNMRHETSVIEIPGMIEFIKSAFEALAERGWASVHHLEEKGEPFAVGLGFEYNKRYSCYLSAFDPQYANYSPGTLLLDCVIKMCHERGLLEVDLLRGAEPYKYRLGAIDRELIGINKERERVIKGMLKKAKEKLQ; from the coding sequence ATGTCACTGCGTGTGAACGAGATCACAAAACCATCGCGGTTCAATGACATCAAGGAAGATTGGGATCGAATACTGACAACAAGCGGAGAAGATGAGGTCTTTCTCAGAACCGAGTGGATATGGACTTGGTGGAAGTTTTTCGGTGAAGGAAGGAAGATGATTTTGCTCGAGATCACTGACGGGTCTGCTGTAGTGGGATACGCACCACTGATGATTTCTAAAGTCAGTAAACTGCCCCCATGGAAAACCGTTGAGTTCATTGCAAGCGACGCATCAGATCGTAGCGCCATTATCTCAGAGAATGGAAGGACTGACGTGCATCAATGTGCATGGGAATATGTGCACCAATTGAAAGACTGGGATGGCATCAGTATCAGAAATATGCGAAAGGGATCGCCTACGGCAGAATACGCACTCATCAAATTCAAGGGTTCCCATGTTCTGAGAGAAGTTTCGCCCTATATTCCTATTATGCCGAGCTATGATAAATTCTTAGAAAACCTTGAACGCAAGAATCGACACACCCTATCAAGATGTTGGCGCAGACTCAAAGAAGATCATGTTTTTGAATTTGGAGTGACCAAAGACAGAGATGCAATACGAGAATACATGGATTCCTTCATTTCCCTCATGAAGGCAAGATGGAATATGAGACATGAAACGAGCGTTATTGAAATTCCAGGAATGATCGAATTTATAAAGTCTGCTTTTGAAGCCCTCGCAGAAAGGGGCTGGGCTTCCGTTCATCATCTCGAAGAGAAAGGGGAACCATTCGCAGTTGGTTTGGGCTTCGAGTATAACAAACGATATTCATGCTATCTCTCTGCGTTTGATCCTCAATATGCGAATTATTCACCAGGGACACTGTTACTCGATTGTGTAATCAAAATGTGCCACGAAAGGGGGTTGCTCGAGGTCGATCTCCTTCGAGGGGCGGAGCCATACAAATATCGGCTTGGTGCAATTGATCGAGAGTTGATCGGCATCAACAAGGAAAGAGAGCGAGTGATCAAGGGTATGTTGAAGAAAGCGAAAGAAAAATTACAATAG
- a CDS encoding PIG-L family deacetylase, whose amino-acid sequence MSNQLFLELRFIAERIKNRIVTDLMLSKASWTPKLIETIPGERFLILAPHPDDDAIGCGGTISKLVESQKDVRIRYLSIQSEAGIRPEERMNEIENSLKHMGVTDYKFLAMKFPSLDDASRIINEEISSYEPHAVFVPSPVENNDTHLRTFYSYLRCAKSTTDLNFDWLTALYEIWNPLIPNVIVDITRNMPQKIKAIEAHKSQLVNIDFTRVVRGLNCYRSAIVSMSGYAEAFILLPRKDFVRLFEGRC is encoded by the coding sequence GTGAGTAATCAATTGTTTCTCGAGTTGAGATTCATCGCCGAAAGAATCAAAAACAGAATTGTGACCGATCTCATGCTTTCTAAGGCAAGCTGGACCCCGAAATTGATTGAAACGATTCCAGGTGAGAGATTTCTTATCTTAGCCCCTCATCCCGACGATGATGCAATTGGTTGTGGGGGTACGATTTCAAAACTCGTGGAGTCGCAAAAAGATGTCCGTATTCGCTATTTGTCAATTCAGTCAGAAGCGGGAATCAGACCAGAAGAAAGAATGAATGAAATTGAGAATTCACTTAAGCACATGGGCGTGACGGATTATAAATTTCTGGCAATGAAATTTCCATCCCTTGATGACGCTTCAAGAATCATAAATGAAGAAATCTCGAGTTATGAACCACATGCGGTCTTCGTCCCGTCACCTGTTGAAAACAACGATACCCATCTCAGAACTTTTTATTCCTACTTGCGCTGTGCCAAGAGTACCACCGATTTGAATTTTGATTGGTTAACAGCTCTATATGAAATATGGAACCCTTTGATTCCAAATGTCATTGTTGACATCACAAGAAATATGCCCCAAAAGATAAAGGCCATCGAAGCACACAAGAGTCAGTTGGTCAACATCGATTTTACCAGGGTTGTGAGAGGACTCAATTGTTATCGCTCGGCGATTGTCTCAATGAGCGGATACGCAGAGGCATTCATACTTCTCCCCAGAAAGGACTTTGTAAGATTGTTTGAGGGGAGATGCTAA
- a CDS encoding glycosyltransferase family 4 protein: protein MRVAILSFYDFNEFGGGTEVFIKDLQKVFPSSDHIKYSDSKSLKKLPKLHKINLEEARMGFEIGLKFHQMHRERDYDLLISNGIAGWYLSVLRPDIPAINVTHFTYKGLADNALRGTPGYYPSKYFIPTFEKINFSGKINVAVSEKTRRELKKYYRCDAKVIHNGVSLELFKPYDKRLSRELLSIDWDGPLGVFVGRAEYAKGFDIIESISKLMPSIKILCVTNSPVKNKGLIVIENLPHNLMPFCYSASDFFIFPSRYESASYSALEAMACDLPIVASRTGIFEDIPEEKVGKIVFSFKPEDYCHAIKEILRGGKYPAREYVSEHFSFERFSENYKNLARELIKG from the coding sequence ATGAGAGTTGCAATCCTGTCATTTTATGATTTCAATGAGTTCGGAGGAGGGACTGAGGTCTTCATCAAAGACCTTCAAAAGGTCTTTCCCAGTTCAGATCATATCAAATACTCGGATTCAAAATCATTGAAAAAATTACCAAAGTTGCATAAAATCAATTTGGAAGAAGCTCGCATGGGCTTCGAGATCGGCCTAAAATTCCACCAGATGCATCGGGAAAGAGACTACGATCTCTTGATTTCAAATGGAATTGCGGGTTGGTATCTGTCGGTTCTTCGACCTGATATTCCCGCAATCAATGTGACTCATTTCACTTACAAAGGATTGGCTGATAATGCTCTTCGAGGAACGCCAGGATATTACCCTTCTAAATATTTTATTCCAACTTTCGAAAAAATTAATTTTTCTGGAAAAATCAATGTTGCTGTTAGTGAGAAAACACGAAGGGAATTGAAAAAATACTATCGCTGCGATGCGAAAGTAATCCACAATGGCGTTTCCCTTGAACTCTTCAAACCCTATGACAAAAGATTGTCGAGAGAGCTGCTTAGTATAGATTGGGATGGCCCACTCGGCGTTTTCGTTGGGAGAGCAGAATACGCGAAGGGGTTCGACATCATCGAATCAATTTCGAAACTCATGCCGTCGATCAAGATACTCTGCGTGACAAATTCGCCAGTGAAGAATAAAGGTCTGATAGTCATTGAAAACCTACCACACAATTTGATGCCTTTCTGTTACTCAGCATCGGACTTTTTCATTTTTCCGTCGCGGTACGAATCGGCTAGCTATTCAGCTCTTGAGGCAATGGCCTGCGATTTGCCGATCGTGGCTAGCCGTACAGGAATTTTTGAGGACATTCCAGAAGAGAAAGTCGGAAAAATCGTCTTTTCTTTCAAGCCTGAGGATTATTGCCATGCAATCAAGGAGATCTTGAGGGGAGGGAAATACCCTGCGAGAGAATATGTCTCGGAGCATTTCTCCTTTGAACGTTTTTCAGAAAATTACAAGAATCTGGCGAGAGAGCTTATCAAGGGATAA
- a CDS encoding Ig-like domain-containing protein — protein sequence MITVLTEEYKLVVEYATYFVNYTIHPYFTTDFIWYRRMDPYYPGNGTTDHLGNPIDNVKMTISKWGRNGNIVWFLESCPEFSLNQSFNFFRDYFELNVTYIPGTKKVVTTYFIGLFSASRTLYSLVSDSTGRYNRYVPGAPENTPSSNVIGGWYPRNGMFAPACDMRAYGSSLGVEWGYNETVAYIASPQWMQPKNPTNGGPSVFGLKFSSINSVVPNPALGTSKTFQMFVRPYQYTDGKPRGYDVGYAQWIGAKIANAWGNHDTPIFPLTIMDLGSWTSTFRNWVENSQVKVATYSNNPAQINWNYKSASRANYKPDDPTHVPTAWQIYKSPGTPYTDSSGSVICSPVSGPYNQQGTFRWHLIMNDSSPSWWWGSKGVFWDMMDSTDSLNQPRNDYQQRPEFVFLGYLHLVKESYASGYWDYVITNSYMPVIHLAIASDLTVMEGYEPSSAFGVSMKAQTISTMNFVKNIPKEYRPNILVYQYYDATDNPSDQVDVYSALFGAARYGFYITLYSYSSYDSQMHNLVMAEEMFKAMGTGRDDDERIEVATLDLGSEGSSITTNASMVVTLGSGSPTVTFLSSFDKYTITNLHSGSNQFTFVLPTTKLYEKGNDIESDGRMTFFPDGKAVFRGTISPEKTGHILGRNDVFVYHQVSGNVTVNLVQKNNSYAKLNVSATGGTTMIKLAGFTPGQTYDIVINGQVLYKVSADNQGIVQFTHAYGIENQVIVQKGSATDTTAPTVVSTTPADGERDVEVTEKITVFFSEAMNTTATEMAFSLMRKGSTVSGSVQWNSQKTTMTFTPSTLLEYSTTYFINISTGAKDVAGNRLISSISYSFTTKGTDETTPPRITDVYPKKGSTDVTLGTMIVLTFSEPMNTTITSRSFHLTSQQGETSGKFEWLDNNTTLIFTPAGGLLPSTTYMLLVESRASDIFGNNLTEPFTSTFRTVEDKTDDIPPSIQSTIPVAGAEGVDVTQDIIIVFSERMNKTSVENAFSLESSSQQVHGIFLWDSNAQVLVFTPHSQLEYNTTYNLTVQSSARDIAGNALASKFESAFTTENGQTTNAPTVIDIYPFDGCTDVQLSSNIIVTFDKIMDVAKTNEAIHVIRSGVELTGEKYWMAKNTTLVFVPATMLTPASEYTVTVSASATDIFGNPLGRDFSSRFTTTSSQQDTVPPIILHQPTSNAEVGRVYELRANVTDVNKLSFVKLSYIDVDGIYHEVAMGLGQYCFDATIQAQTKEGTIRYRILAADEYGNLATTQEYSILVRDTTSPEIQIVSPLPGSKIIEITNIETIARDNYGIRSVEFYVDDALVANDGQEPYVAPFNPRDFKEGAHRLLVKAIDLVGLGAESSLDIIVEHVDTEAPSIVNVFPPNGMTDVPVNTSITITFSEAMDHQSTEAAIEIEGGDQFIEFYVDWQSDSYLIITPVNPLNFSTLYYINISATAMDLFGNRLISAWQTVFKTLEIPDTNPPYVVSHSPNNGQTMINLDEKVVVVFSESMNATSVERAFLMRSGSEKIAGQFIWSESNIVMTFVPDNFLNISTTYQITISKNAKDLAGNGLLVDLSFSFTTYSSMENGSISGIVVFDSKPVEGVIVTDGSRYVATGPDGRFLILDVPPGKYTITVAKFGYACNKLVSVTVERGVSISGIIFDIEESPGNSTITGIVVSKNGYPIPSATITLKGFTEKTFTDENGRFIITGVPPGNYWIKASKLFHKSTTISDINIKAGEDLEIVLISLTSNFESTTPQSYGENTNPADGGVILSIAMGAGALALAGAMIMKKPWRSEKTRTNARYEFERDASDESSKEIRIAQIRRIDQQFENNTFLQDQKKENLERDDGQKTTDFVRIKSNIDPKGEEDFERGLKELERLV from the coding sequence TTGATCACCGTCTTGACTGAAGAGTACAAACTTGTTGTTGAATACGCTACATATTTCGTCAATTATACGATCCACCCGTATTTCACAACCGATTTCATTTGGTATCGGAGAATGGATCCATATTATCCCGGCAATGGAACAACAGATCACTTGGGCAACCCAATAGACAACGTCAAGATGACGATTTCAAAATGGGGAAGAAATGGAAACATTGTCTGGTTTCTTGAGTCTTGTCCAGAATTCAGCCTGAACCAGAGTTTCAATTTTTTCAGAGACTACTTTGAACTCAATGTCACATATATCCCAGGGACTAAGAAAGTCGTGACGACGTATTTCATCGGTTTGTTTTCAGCATCTCGTACACTCTACAGCCTCGTGAGCGATTCAACTGGTCGGTACAATAGATACGTTCCTGGAGCACCTGAAAATACACCATCATCGAATGTGATAGGTGGTTGGTATCCGCGTAACGGGATGTTCGCACCAGCATGCGATATGAGAGCGTACGGAAGCAGTCTGGGGGTTGAGTGGGGATACAATGAGACCGTGGCGTACATCGCCTCCCCTCAATGGATGCAACCGAAGAATCCCACAAACGGCGGACCTTCTGTTTTCGGACTTAAATTCTCGTCAATCAATAGCGTTGTGCCAAATCCTGCACTCGGCACAAGCAAGACATTCCAGATGTTTGTTAGACCCTACCAGTATACCGATGGAAAGCCCAGAGGGTATGATGTCGGATACGCCCAGTGGATAGGAGCTAAAATCGCGAACGCATGGGGAAATCATGACACGCCCATCTTTCCCCTCACCATTATGGATTTGGGAAGCTGGACATCGACCTTCAGAAATTGGGTGGAAAACAGTCAGGTAAAAGTGGCCACCTATTCAAACAACCCTGCACAGATCAATTGGAATTACAAATCGGCGTCAAGAGCGAACTACAAACCAGATGATCCCACACACGTTCCGACGGCATGGCAGATATACAAGAGTCCAGGGACGCCATACACCGATTCAAGTGGTAGCGTCATCTGTAGCCCAGTAAGCGGTCCATACAACCAACAAGGCACTTTCCGATGGCATCTAATCATGAACGATTCTTCGCCTTCGTGGTGGTGGGGTTCAAAGGGCGTCTTTTGGGATATGATGGACTCAACGGACAGTCTCAATCAACCACGCAATGATTACCAGCAGAGGCCAGAGTTCGTTTTTCTGGGCTATCTTCATCTCGTTAAGGAATCGTACGCATCTGGTTATTGGGATTACGTGATCACAAACTCATACATGCCTGTGATACATCTTGCGATTGCAAGCGACCTTACTGTCATGGAAGGGTATGAACCCTCGAGCGCATTCGGCGTTTCGATGAAAGCCCAGACAATTTCCACAATGAACTTTGTGAAGAATATACCAAAAGAATACAGGCCAAATATACTTGTATATCAGTATTATGATGCAACCGATAATCCAAGTGACCAAGTAGATGTTTACAGTGCCCTATTTGGTGCTGCTAGATACGGTTTTTACATCACTCTGTACTCATATTCCTCATACGACAGCCAAATGCACAATCTAGTGATGGCTGAAGAAATGTTCAAAGCGATGGGGACTGGCAGAGATGATGATGAAAGGATTGAAGTAGCGACCCTTGATCTAGGTTCAGAAGGTTCCTCCATTACGACCAATGCGTCGATGGTAGTAACACTTGGTAGCGGATCCCCAACAGTTACATTCCTCTCGTCATTCGATAAATACACAATTACAAATCTCCATTCTGGATCAAACCAGTTCACCTTCGTCCTGCCAACTACCAAATTATACGAAAAAGGAAACGATATTGAAAGCGATGGTCGCATGACCTTTTTCCCGGATGGGAAAGCAGTTTTTCGAGGAACGATAAGCCCGGAGAAGACTGGACATATTCTTGGAAGAAACGATGTCTTTGTCTATCACCAAGTATCAGGTAATGTGACTGTTAATCTGGTACAAAAGAACAACAGCTATGCAAAACTCAACGTGAGCGCCACTGGTGGAACAACGATGATAAAGCTCGCAGGCTTTACACCCGGACAGACCTATGACATTGTTATCAATGGGCAAGTTCTCTACAAGGTCTCTGCCGATAACCAAGGCATTGTCCAGTTTACGCACGCGTATGGCATCGAGAATCAGGTCATCGTCCAGAAAGGTAGCGCCACCGACACTACAGCTCCGACTGTGGTTTCGACAACACCAGCAGATGGGGAAAGAGATGTCGAAGTAACAGAAAAGATCACTGTCTTTTTCAGTGAGGCAATGAACACTACTGCAACAGAGATGGCTTTCAGCCTCATGAGAAAGGGTTCAACAGTCTCTGGATCCGTCCAATGGAACTCCCAGAAAACGACGATGACGTTCACGCCATCAACTCTTCTCGAATACTCAACAACCTATTTCATCAATATTTCTACAGGAGCGAAGGACGTTGCGGGAAACAGGCTCATTTCGTCAATTTCGTATTCGTTTACGACAAAGGGAACCGACGAAACGACACCACCGAGAATCACTGATGTATATCCAAAAAAAGGTAGCACAGATGTCACGCTCGGCACCATGATCGTATTGACATTCAGTGAGCCTATGAACACCACAATCACATCTCGATCGTTTCACCTCACCTCGCAACAGGGAGAGACCTCCGGAAAATTTGAGTGGCTTGACAACAATACAACCCTCATATTCACCCCTGCTGGTGGCCTCCTTCCGTCAACGACCTACATGCTCCTCGTCGAATCGAGAGCATCGGATATTTTTGGGAATAACTTAACGGAGCCTTTCACGAGCACATTCCGCACGGTGGAAGACAAAACTGACGATATTCCGCCATCCATTCAATCAACGATCCCAGTGGCGGGGGCTGAAGGAGTCGATGTCACACAGGACATCATCATCGTTTTTAGTGAGCGGATGAATAAGACGTCGGTCGAAAACGCATTTTCACTGGAATCATCTTCCCAGCAGGTGCACGGGATCTTCTTGTGGGATTCCAATGCTCAAGTCCTCGTATTTACACCACACTCGCAACTAGAGTATAATACAACCTACAATTTGACGGTTCAATCGAGCGCAAGAGACATTGCTGGGAATGCTCTTGCTTCAAAATTTGAGTCCGCATTTACGACGGAAAATGGCCAAACGACGAACGCTCCCACAGTGATCGACATATATCCATTTGACGGGTGCACCGATGTCCAGCTCTCGAGCAATATTATCGTGACTTTTGATAAAATCATGGATGTAGCAAAGACTAATGAAGCAATCCATGTCATTAGGTCCGGGGTAGAGCTCACTGGTGAGAAATACTGGATGGCAAAAAATACGACGTTGGTATTCGTACCCGCGACAATGCTAACTCCAGCTTCAGAGTACACCGTAACCGTTTCGGCGTCCGCTACAGATATCTTCGGAAACCCACTTGGCAGAGATTTTTCAAGCAGGTTCACAACGACATCTAGCCAGCAAGATACCGTTCCTCCGATTATTCTGCACCAGCCAACTTCTAACGCCGAGGTCGGAAGGGTTTACGAGTTGAGGGCAAACGTGACTGATGTGAATAAACTTTCATTCGTCAAACTTTCGTATATTGATGTGGACGGGATTTATCACGAGGTTGCCATGGGACTTGGACAGTACTGCTTTGACGCAACGATCCAAGCGCAAACAAAAGAGGGGACGATCCGATATCGCATTCTCGCAGCCGACGAATACGGAAATCTGGCAACGACGCAAGAGTACTCTATTCTTGTGCGAGATACGACTTCTCCAGAAATCCAGATCGTGTCCCCGCTTCCAGGTTCTAAAATAATAGAGATCACGAATATTGAAACAATAGCTCGAGACAATTATGGTATAAGATCTGTAGAGTTTTATGTTGATGATGCCCTGGTAGCAAATGACGGACAGGAACCTTACGTGGCACCATTCAATCCGAGGGACTTCAAGGAAGGTGCACACAGGTTGCTTGTCAAGGCGATCGACCTAGTTGGCCTCGGAGCTGAGTCATCACTCGACATAATCGTTGAGCATGTGGATACTGAGGCACCGAGCATTGTAAACGTTTTTCCTCCCAACGGAATGACTGACGTGCCAGTTAACACGAGCATCACGATTACATTTAGCGAGGCGATGGATCACCAGAGTACGGAAGCTGCCATAGAGATCGAAGGTGGCGATCAATTCATCGAGTTCTATGTCGATTGGCAAAGCGATTCGTATCTGATCATCACACCAGTAAACCCACTTAATTTTTCGACTCTTTATTACATAAATATCAGTGCGACAGCGATGGATTTATTTGGCAATAGATTGATCTCAGCATGGCAGACAGTCTTCAAAACATTAGAGATCCCAGACACAAATCCACCATATGTTGTCAGTCACAGTCCAAATAATGGCCAAACGATGATCAACCTTGACGAAAAGGTCGTTGTAGTATTTAGCGAGAGCATGAACGCTACTTCTGTTGAAAGAGCTTTTCTCATGAGAAGCGGATCAGAAAAGATTGCGGGGCAATTTATATGGTCAGAGAGCAACATAGTGATGACCTTCGTGCCAGATAACTTCCTAAACATTTCGACAACATATCAGATTACGATATCTAAGAATGCAAAAGATCTTGCAGGTAATGGATTGCTGGTTGATCTCTCATTCTCCTTCACCACTTATTCGTCAATGGAGAACGGGAGTATTTCGGGAATCGTCGTCTTCGATTCAAAACCTGTTGAGGGGGTCATCGTCACCGATGGATCAAGATATGTGGCTACTGGTCCAGATGGAAGATTTTTGATTCTAGATGTACCGCCCGGAAAGTACACGATCACCGTAGCGAAATTCGGGTATGCATGTAATAAATTGGTATCAGTGACGGTCGAGAGAGGAGTCTCCATTTCCGGGATAATTTTCGACATCGAAGAGTCGCCCGGTAACTCTACGATTACTGGTATCGTCGTCAGCAAGAACGGATATCCCATTCCATCCGCCACGATCACACTGAAGGGGTTCACGGAAAAGACGTTTACCGATGAGAATGGAAGATTCATCATAACTGGCGTTCCACCTGGAAACTATTGGATAAAGGCATCAAAGCTTTTCCACAAGAGTACCACCATTTCGGATATCAACATCAAGGCGGGAGAGGATTTAGAAATCGTTCTCATCTCTTTGACATCCAATTTTGAATCGACCACACCACAATCTTATGGTGAAAATACAAACCCCGCAGACGGTGGTGTTATCTTATCAATCGCAATGGGGGCTGGAGCACTCGCTCTGGCAGGAGCCATGATCATGAAAAAGCCATGGCGTTCCGAAAAAACAAGAACAAATGCCAGGTATGAATTTGAAAGAGATGCGTCAGACGAATCCTCGAAAGAGATTAGAATAGCCCAAATAAGGCGAATCGACCAACAATTCGAAAACAACACGTTCTTGCAAGATCAGAAGAAAGAGAACCTGGAAAGAGATGATGGGCAGAAAACAACGGATTTTGTGCGGATCAAGAGCAACATCGATCCAAAAGGAGAGGAGGATTTCGAACGGGGATTAAAGGAATTAGAACGACTTGTCTGA